The Pirellulales bacterium genome has a window encoding:
- a CDS encoding HEAT repeat domain-containing protein, giving the protein MPSPAQAVAKFAFLTLVVCGLIGARHELRAQNTLKIKVDAGEPQWIWSAKNAKDQIPNERCYFRKSFTMGDVEQGKVQITCDDRFDLYVNGRLVGSGTEWQKLKSFDIQRFLVSGPNTIAVAAENTTPGSAGLVARITVRQKGSTDVSHSTDATWRTSDHETVGWEKPGFDDAAWPLPQVLGEFGHAAPWGNKVTASDGAQIARFTIAPEFRVERVLKADDTGSLIAMSFNEFGEMLASREGGPLLIITDNDQDGVPDTVNTYCDQIKTVQGILPLNGNVFAVGEGPEGIGLYRLTDENQDRQADTVKLLLKFKGEMHEHGPHAVVLGPDGLIYLMIGNHTACTSPEEGGGPHHHWYEGDLVQPRYEDAGGHAVGIKAPGGVVLRTDTEGSFVQTFAGGFRNAYDLAFNRQGDLFTFDSDMEWDEGLPWYRPTRINHITAGGEFGWRSGWANWPEYFYDGLPATLNVGRGSPTGMVVYNHYTMPARYHNALFACDWSQGRILAIRMTPGRGSYEAKSEVFLEGRPLNVTDIEVGPDGWLYFCTGGRGTDGGVYRVVWTGKIPPRPATPGAVEAIYQPQFDSAWGRQRVATIQQKLGSKWDRELIGIAENVKNKPEDRARALDLMQLLGPFPTGELLVKLSRDRSPEIRAKVAFLMGLHADEKTGPALAGLLSDPDPTVQRTACEAIVRSHGDAPTDKLLKLAASPHRYVATAASRALQQAPRDTWQDEVLNTKELRVFLVGGAALAALDSDPNLARVIVIRCGEWMKGYVSDPDFIDLLRLMQIAMHRGQLKVDDVPEVARQLEREYPSRDYTINRELLRLLVHLQQSAIIPRLLEELESNAPMPEKIQAATHARFLESGWTTDQKMALLEFYEKSRDLPGGHSYGLYLDNFGRDFFTKFSEEERMLVLARGEHAPTAALTTLSLMPENLSSEQLEQLIQLDARLQPLEQPAAQKLRLGIVAVLARSATPRAMAYLRERFEAEPNRRQDLAIGLAQHPDGENWPYLLRALPVVEGGLAREVLAQLTKVDRKPEQPEPIRQVILCGLRLGENGSAQASELLTKWTGQQAGGGGSWEATMGAWQEWFQNQYPDQPAATLPKETAENRWTVDEIVTFLASAEGQAGDRERGLAVFDKAQCVKCHRFGNRGDGIGPDLSTVSQRFQRREIVESVIHPSHVISDQYASKTVQTERGMQFTGIVGEAGVGAVVVLQSNGEKVTVPKNEIDQIFPSQKSAMPEGLFNTLTLEEIADLFAYLSAAPGKPNAVAEGVGKPGIKVRQR; this is encoded by the coding sequence ATGCCTTCGCCTGCCCAAGCGGTCGCGAAATTCGCATTCCTCACGCTCGTCGTGTGCGGGCTGATTGGCGCTCGACACGAGCTGCGCGCCCAGAACACTTTGAAAATCAAAGTCGACGCCGGCGAGCCGCAATGGATCTGGTCGGCGAAGAACGCCAAGGATCAAATCCCCAACGAGCGCTGCTACTTCCGCAAGTCGTTCACGATGGGCGACGTCGAGCAGGGAAAAGTACAAATCACTTGCGATGATCGCTTCGACCTGTACGTCAATGGACGGCTCGTTGGCTCAGGCACCGAATGGCAAAAGCTGAAGAGCTTCGATATTCAGCGATTCCTCGTGTCCGGTCCAAACACGATCGCCGTCGCCGCCGAGAACACCACGCCGGGTAGCGCCGGCCTCGTGGCGCGGATCACGGTGCGACAAAAAGGAAGCACCGACGTTTCGCATTCGACCGACGCCACATGGCGAACCAGCGATCACGAAACCGTGGGCTGGGAAAAGCCCGGCTTCGATGACGCCGCCTGGCCGCTCCCGCAAGTATTGGGTGAGTTCGGTCACGCGGCCCCGTGGGGGAACAAAGTCACGGCATCCGACGGCGCGCAAATCGCGCGTTTCACCATCGCGCCCGAGTTCCGCGTCGAGCGCGTCTTGAAGGCCGACGATACGGGCTCGTTGATCGCCATGTCGTTCAACGAGTTCGGCGAAATGCTCGCCTCGCGCGAAGGCGGCCCGCTATTGATCATTACCGACAACGATCAGGACGGCGTGCCCGATACGGTGAACACCTATTGCGATCAGATCAAGACCGTTCAGGGCATCCTGCCGCTCAATGGCAACGTGTTTGCCGTGGGCGAAGGACCCGAGGGGATCGGCCTGTATCGTCTGACCGATGAGAATCAGGATCGCCAGGCCGATACCGTCAAGCTGCTTCTGAAGTTCAAGGGCGAAATGCACGAGCACGGCCCGCACGCCGTGGTACTAGGGCCCGACGGCTTGATCTATTTGATGATCGGCAATCACACAGCCTGCACTTCGCCCGAGGAAGGTGGCGGCCCGCACCATCACTGGTACGAAGGCGACCTGGTGCAACCCCGCTACGAGGATGCCGGCGGACACGCCGTGGGCATCAAGGCGCCGGGCGGCGTCGTGCTGCGAACCGATACCGAGGGAAGCTTCGTGCAGACGTTCGCCGGCGGCTTCCGCAATGCTTATGACCTGGCCTTCAATCGGCAGGGCGATCTGTTCACCTTCGATTCGGATATGGAGTGGGACGAAGGCTTGCCCTGGTACCGACCCACGCGCATCAACCACATTACCGCGGGGGGAGAATTCGGCTGGCGCAGCGGCTGGGCCAACTGGCCCGAGTACTTCTACGACGGTCTGCCGGCGACGTTGAACGTCGGACGCGGCTCGCCGACGGGCATGGTCGTCTACAACCACTACACGATGCCGGCGCGGTATCACAACGCGCTCTTTGCCTGCGATTGGTCGCAGGGACGAATTCTGGCGATCAGGATGACGCCCGGGCGCGGCAGCTACGAGGCGAAGAGCGAAGTCTTCCTCGAAGGTCGCCCGCTGAACGTCACCGACATCGAGGTCGGTCCGGACGGCTGGCTCTATTTCTGCACCGGCGGCCGCGGCACCGACGGCGGCGTCTACCGCGTCGTCTGGACAGGTAAGATTCCGCCGCGTCCGGCAACGCCGGGCGCCGTCGAAGCCATCTACCAGCCGCAGTTCGATAGCGCTTGGGGCCGACAACGGGTCGCCACCATCCAACAGAAGCTCGGCTCGAAGTGGGATCGCGAGCTGATCGGTATCGCCGAGAACGTCAAGAACAAGCCGGAGGATCGCGCGCGAGCGCTTGACCTGATGCAGTTGCTCGGGCCGTTCCCGACGGGTGAATTGCTCGTGAAGCTGTCGCGCGATCGCAGCCCAGAGATTCGCGCCAAGGTCGCTTTCTTGATGGGTTTGCATGCCGATGAAAAAACTGGGCCAGCGCTTGCTGGTTTGCTGAGCGATCCTGATCCGACGGTGCAGCGCACCGCGTGCGAAGCAATCGTGCGCAGCCACGGCGATGCGCCAACAGACAAATTGTTGAAGTTGGCCGCCAGCCCACATCGCTATGTGGCCACCGCGGCGAGCCGCGCGTTGCAACAGGCACCGCGGGATACATGGCAGGACGAAGTGCTGAACACGAAGGAACTACGTGTGTTCCTGGTGGGTGGGGCAGCGCTGGCCGCGCTCGACTCGGACCCGAATCTCGCTCGGGTGATCGTGATCCGCTGTGGGGAATGGATGAAGGGGTACGTGAGCGATCCCGACTTCATCGATTTGCTGCGGCTGATGCAAATTGCCATGCACCGCGGTCAACTCAAGGTCGACGACGTTCCGGAAGTCGCCAGGCAATTGGAACGCGAGTATCCCTCGCGCGATTACACGATCAATCGGGAGCTGTTGCGGCTGCTGGTCCATTTGCAGCAATCCGCGATCATTCCGCGGTTGCTGGAAGAACTGGAATCGAACGCCCCCATGCCGGAGAAGATCCAGGCCGCGACACACGCCCGCTTCCTGGAGTCGGGCTGGACCACGGACCAGAAAATGGCGCTTTTGGAGTTCTACGAAAAGAGCCGCGATCTGCCCGGCGGCCACAGCTATGGGTTGTATCTGGACAACTTCGGCCGTGACTTCTTTACTAAATTCAGCGAGGAAGAACGGATGCTCGTGCTCGCCCGCGGCGAGCATGCTCCGACCGCGGCGCTAACGACACTCAGCCTGATGCCGGAGAATCTGAGCAGCGAACAGCTCGAACAATTGATTCAGCTCGACGCCCGCTTGCAACCGCTGGAGCAACCGGCCGCGCAGAAGCTGCGCCTCGGTATCGTGGCCGTGCTGGCGCGCAGTGCGACGCCACGGGCCATGGCCTATCTGCGCGAACGTTTCGAAGCCGAGCCCAATCGCCGCCAGGACCTGGCCATTGGCCTGGCCCAACATCCAGACGGTGAGAACTGGCCGTACCTTCTGCGCGCCTTGCCGGTTGTCGAAGGCGGCTTGGCCCGCGAGGTTCTTGCGCAATTGACGAAGGTGGACCGCAAGCCCGAGCAGCCCGAGCCGATTCGCCAGGTGATCCTGTGCGGCCTCCGCCTGGGTGAGAACGGATCGGCGCAGGCGTCGGAACTATTGACCAAATGGACCGGCCAGCAGGCCGGCGGTGGCGGTTCGTGGGAAGCGACCATGGGCGCCTGGCAGGAATGGTTTCAGAATCAATATCCTGATCAGCCGGCCGCCACACTTCCGAAGGAAACGGCCGAAAACCGATGGACCGTGGACGAGATCGTTACTTTCCTCGCCAGCGCCGAAGGCCAAGCAGGCGATCGCGAGCGCGGCCTGGCCGTGTTCGACAAGGCGCAATGCGTCAAATGCCATCGCTTCGGGAATCGAGGCGACGGCATCGGCCCTGACCTGTCGACCGTCAGTCAGCGCTTCCAGCGGCGCGAAATCGTCGAATCCGTGATCCATCCTTCGCACGTGATCTCGGATCAATACGCCTCGAAGACGGTGCAGACCGAACGCGGCATGCAGTTTACCGGCATCGTGGGCGAGGCCGGCGTCGGGGCCGTGGTCGTGCTGCAATCGAACGGCGAGAAAGTGACCGTTCCCAAGAACGAGATCGATCAGATCTTCCCCAGCCAGAAATCGGCCATGCCTGAGGGCTTGTTCAACACGCTGACCTTGGAAGAGATCGCCGACCTGTTTGCGTATTTGTCAGCGGCGCCAGGTAAACCGAACGCCGTGGCCGAAGGGGTCGGCAAGCCGGGCATCAAGGTGCGGCAGCGGTAA
- a CDS encoding rhomboid family intramembrane serine protease: protein MGIYDREYYQEQRPGFVLGGGARTMVTNLILINVAVYILDLFTDGSLRENLSLRPDLFRHPWNAWQLLTAGFIHSYDMWHILVNMLVLFFFGRDVEAIYGRMEFLRIYLSLVVLSSLAWVVSQTIWDRHAAAMMGASGAVMGIMVLYILHFPRRMIYIWGVFPVPAWALGILYVGSDFMGFVGPQHRGAGPRVAYETHLAGAAFAALYYYLHINLGQLLPSGGFRGWRPRPRLRVHDPRPEGSERLDDRVDAILDKVSREGIDSLSASERQMLEDASRRYQRRRS, encoded by the coding sequence ATGGGAATTTACGATCGCGAGTATTACCAGGAACAGCGTCCGGGCTTCGTTCTGGGGGGTGGCGCCCGGACGATGGTCACGAACCTGATTCTGATCAACGTCGCGGTTTACATTCTGGATTTATTCACCGACGGCTCGCTGCGCGAGAATCTGTCGCTGCGGCCCGATTTGTTCCGGCACCCGTGGAACGCCTGGCAATTGCTCACCGCCGGGTTCATTCACTCGTACGACATGTGGCACATTCTGGTGAACATGCTCGTGCTGTTTTTCTTCGGGCGCGATGTCGAAGCGATCTACGGTCGGATGGAGTTTCTGCGCATTTACCTGTCGCTCGTTGTCCTGTCCTCGTTGGCGTGGGTCGTTTCGCAAACGATTTGGGATCGTCATGCCGCGGCCATGATGGGTGCCTCGGGCGCGGTGATGGGCATCATGGTTCTCTACATCCTGCACTTCCCGCGGCGGATGATTTACATCTGGGGAGTTTTTCCGGTGCCGGCCTGGGCGCTGGGAATCCTGTATGTCGGCTCGGACTTCATGGGCTTTGTCGGACCGCAACACCGTGGCGCCGGTCCTCGCGTGGCTTATGAAACGCACCTCGCTGGTGCGGCCTTCGCCGCTCTCTACTATTACTTGCACATCAATCTGGGGCAGTTGCTGCCGAGTGGCGGTTTTCGAGGCTGGCGACCGCGGCCGCGCCTGCGCGTACACGACCCAAGGCCCGAGGGGAGCGAACGATTGGACGATCGCGTCGATGCGATCCTCGACAAGGTCTCGCGCGAGGGGATCGACAGCCTATCGGCCAGCGAGCGGCAGATGCTGGAAGACGCCAGCCGCCGCTATCAGCGCCGCCGCTCGTAA
- a CDS encoding DUF1080 domain-containing protein, whose amino-acid sequence MPQRRLARFASFAIAMFFASEMLAAEPDWQPLVQGNSLDGWVQRGGKAKYRAENGEVVGTSVPNTSNSFLCTARDYGDFELELEFKVDPTLNSGIQIRSQCFDEPTEVKTAEKTIKIPAGRVHGYQVEIDPSDRAWSAGIYDEGRRGWLNDLKDNQPARQAFRQNDWNKVRVVCRGDSIRTWLNDVPAADLKDNMTPKGFIALQVHGVGSRGEPLEVRWRNIRIREL is encoded by the coding sequence ATGCCGCAGCGACGTCTCGCCCGGTTTGCCAGTTTTGCTATCGCCATGTTCTTCGCGAGCGAGATGCTGGCCGCGGAACCAGACTGGCAACCTTTGGTGCAGGGCAATTCGCTCGACGGCTGGGTGCAGCGCGGCGGCAAGGCGAAATATCGCGCCGAAAACGGAGAAGTCGTTGGCACGAGCGTCCCGAACACCAGCAATTCCTTTCTTTGTACCGCGCGCGATTACGGCGATTTCGAGCTGGAACTGGAATTCAAGGTCGATCCCACGCTCAATTCCGGCATCCAAATCCGCAGCCAATGCTTCGACGAACCGACGGAAGTCAAAACCGCGGAAAAGACCATCAAGATTCCCGCCGGCCGGGTACACGGCTACCAGGTCGAGATCGATCCCTCGGACCGCGCGTGGAGTGCCGGCATCTACGACGAGGGGCGGCGCGGCTGGCTGAACGATTTGAAAGACAACCAGCCGGCCCGCCAGGCTTTTCGCCAAAACGACTGGAACAAAGTGCGGGTCGTGTGTCGCGGCGATTCGATTCGCACCTGGCTCAACGACGTACCCGCGGCCGACTTGAAAGACAACATGACCCCCAAAGGGTTTATCGCGCTGCAGGTGCACGGGGTAGGCAGTCGTGGCGAGCCGCTGGAAGTGCGCTGGCGCAATATCCGCATCCGCGAGCTGTAG
- a CDS encoding Ig-like domain-containing protein yields MQALQGIRSTTLMLVVLVVMVGCDTQKPSQSAVTNIGSVDDRHGALRVQLVESDDGETASFDLIGLPASELQAFAALDEAQRGATLQVFVGKAPTDDLPAIAGTATVVGNALRFSPRYPFRSGLHYCVRIDRAALGNAGDAGATPGIVSFSLARPEGPATQIAHVYPTADRLPENHLKFYVHFSAPMSRGEAYERVHLLDADGHELPAVFLELGEELWDPAMQRFTLLFDPGRVKRGLVPREELGSVLTAGRDYTLVIDADWHDAQGQPLAAGLRKPFHVEEVDQTPIDISTWKLVPPPAASRDPLAVTFPEPLDHSLLQRLLHVTTAAGEAVAGTVEISLAETRWQFTPEQPWPAGDYELVVETTLEDLAGNAVGRAFDVDLFGPVTERIETETVSRPITIAAP; encoded by the coding sequence ATGCAAGCGTTACAAGGCATTCGTTCCACCACGCTGATGCTGGTGGTGCTGGTCGTCATGGTGGGCTGCGACACGCAAAAGCCGTCGCAGTCCGCCGTGACGAATATCGGTAGCGTGGATGATCGCCACGGCGCACTGCGCGTGCAGCTCGTTGAATCCGACGATGGCGAGACAGCGAGTTTCGACTTGATCGGACTCCCGGCGAGCGAGCTGCAGGCCTTCGCCGCGCTCGATGAAGCGCAGCGCGGCGCCACGCTGCAAGTTTTCGTGGGCAAGGCCCCGACCGATGACTTGCCGGCGATCGCGGGCACGGCAACCGTCGTCGGCAATGCGTTACGGTTCAGCCCGCGCTATCCGTTCCGTAGCGGATTGCATTATTGCGTCCGCATCGACCGCGCGGCGCTCGGCAATGCTGGGGATGCCGGTGCGACGCCGGGCATCGTGTCATTTTCTCTGGCGCGTCCTGAGGGGCCCGCGACGCAAATCGCGCACGTCTACCCGACGGCGGATCGTCTGCCCGAAAACCATCTGAAGTTCTATGTGCATTTCTCGGCACCGATGAGTCGTGGCGAGGCCTACGAGCGCGTACACCTGCTCGACGCTGACGGGCATGAGCTTCCGGCCGTCTTTCTTGAGCTGGGTGAAGAGCTGTGGGATCCCGCCATGCAGCGCTTCACGCTCTTGTTCGACCCGGGGCGCGTGAAACGCGGCCTGGTGCCGCGCGAAGAGCTGGGCTCCGTGCTCACGGCGGGTCGCGACTACACATTGGTTATCGATGCCGACTGGCACGATGCGCAAGGCCAGCCCCTCGCCGCCGGTTTGCGGAAGCCGTTTCATGTAGAGGAAGTCGATCAGACGCCGATCGATATTAGCACCTGGAAGCTTGTCCCCCCGCCGGCTGCTTCGCGAGATCCGCTCGCGGTCACTTTTCCCGAACCGCTCGACCATTCCCTTTTGCAGCGATTGCTGCACGTGACGACAGCCGCAGGCGAGGCGGTAGCAGGAACCGTCGAAATCAGTCTGGCGGAAACGCGCTGGCAGTTCACGCCCGAGCAGCCGTGGCCGGCCGGCGATTATGAACTGGTCGTGGAAACCACCCTCGAAGATCTGGCCGGCAACGCCGTCGGCCGCGCGTTCGACGTCGATCTGTTCGGCCCGGTCACCGAGCGCATCGAGACCGAAACGGTGTCGCGGCCGATTACGATTGCCGCGCCGTAA
- the cheB gene encoding chemotaxis-specific protein-glutamate methyltransferase CheB, with protein MRIAIVNDLALAREVLRRAVLSVPAYTIAWTAENGEEAVARAAADLPDIILMDLVMPVMDGVEATRRIMAATPCPILLVTSSVTGNLNQVYAAMGHGGLDAVNTPTFGPGGVVQDAEPMLARIAKLARSTQISASRAGADMSGPRADISAAHVTAVSPPAAVGELPPLVILGASTGGPEAAAQVLSTFPADFPAAVVIVQHIAADFASGLAHWLSTRTRLPVAVARAGEEPRAGAVALAATNDHLLLRANRRFQYSAEPLGNPYRPSVDVFCESAARHWTTPGVGGILTGMGSDGGRGMLALQRAGWLTLAQDRETSVVYGMPKAAVDLCAVAQSLSLSKIGPEIVGHILSLKRPRAAR; from the coding sequence ATGCGCATCGCGATCGTTAATGACTTGGCATTGGCACGTGAGGTGTTGCGCCGCGCCGTGCTCTCGGTGCCGGCCTACACGATCGCCTGGACTGCCGAAAACGGCGAAGAGGCCGTAGCCCGGGCCGCGGCCGACTTGCCCGACATCATCTTGATGGACCTGGTGATGCCGGTCATGGATGGGGTCGAGGCCACGCGCCGCATCATGGCCGCCACGCCCTGCCCGATTCTGCTCGTAACTTCGAGCGTGACGGGCAACTTGAACCAGGTGTATGCGGCCATGGGTCATGGCGGGCTGGACGCGGTGAACACCCCCACCTTCGGGCCGGGAGGCGTCGTGCAAGATGCCGAGCCGATGCTTGCGCGGATCGCGAAGCTGGCGCGGAGCACGCAAATAAGCGCTTCGCGTGCTGGCGCCGACATGAGCGGCCCGCGTGCGGATATTTCCGCGGCACATGTAACGGCCGTGTCGCCGCCAGCGGCGGTCGGTGAGCTGCCGCCGCTAGTCATCCTGGGCGCGTCGACTGGTGGCCCCGAGGCCGCGGCGCAGGTGCTTTCGACGTTTCCCGCCGACTTTCCCGCGGCGGTCGTCATCGTGCAACACATCGCTGCCGATTTTGCTTCGGGGCTGGCACACTGGCTATCCACCCGCACCCGGTTACCCGTCGCTGTTGCCCGGGCGGGCGAGGAGCCGCGCGCGGGCGCGGTGGCGCTTGCCGCCACGAATGATCATCTCCTGTTGCGCGCGAATCGACGATTTCAGTATTCCGCGGAGCCCTTGGGAAATCCTTACCGGCCTTCCGTCGATGTCTTCTGCGAGAGCGCAGCGCGGCACTGGACGACGCCGGGAGTCGGCGGCATTTTGACCGGCATGGGAAGCGATGGCGGTCGCGGCATGCTCGCCCTGCAGCGCGCGGGCTGGCTGACGCTGGCCCAGGATCGCGAGACGTCGGTGGTCTACGGCATGCCAAAAGCGGCCGTCGACTTGTGCGCCGTAGCGCAGAGTTTGTCACTCTCGAAAATCGGACCAGAAATTGTTGGGCACATTCTGTCGTTGAAGCGGCCTCGCGCCGCGCGATGA